In Brachyhypopomus gauderio isolate BG-103 unplaced genomic scaffold, BGAUD_0.2 sc100, whole genome shotgun sequence, a single genomic region encodes these proteins:
- the cd36 gene encoding platelet glycoprotein 4, translating into MPHVPSVPPPRTVARAAARAAATLTMGCCEVKHWLIAGSVVGAVVCLVGVILIPVGNAVIESTVKKEAVLLPDTTAYKNWISAGAPLYRQFWLFDVQNPEEVVKNGSIPKLYQRGPYTYRTRYLPKENVTFNDNYTVSFSLPAGAIFEPSMSVGPEEDTVTTLNLAVAGAYSLIDHKLANMLIQLSKSTLFQNRTVKEILWGYKDPMLKSIMGLFYPYNNTYDGPYNMFTGQDDVSKVSVIDNWQHQPTVPYWNDPYCNMINGTDGSSFSPYLDKKKPLYFFPSDICRSVFAEYVSSEDLKGITVYRYMLPEFTLASPAVNPDNKCFCSNFEMTNNCTMAGVLDIQPCKGAPVFMSLPHFLHGSPDLLDTVRGLNPNSEEHSTYLDVEPITGFTLRFAKRLQVNMVYGPSKDIRILNQVKNNTMFPLVWLNETAALDDETADMIKAELFSRMSLLETVQIALISSGAVLFVLCLIGVCVVTHKTGKKI; encoded by the exons ATGCCGCACGTGCCATCAGTCCCCCCCCCGCGCACTGTCGCTCGCGCTGCCGCTCGCGCTGCCGCTACTCTTACTATGGGCTGCTGCGAGGTGAAACACTGGCTGATCGCTGGGAGCGTGGTGGGGGCTGTCGTCTGCCTCGTAGGGGTCATCCTCATCCCCGTGGGCAATGCTGTCATTGAGAGCACTGTCAAAAAG GAAGCCGTGCTGCTGCCAGACACCACGGCCTATAAGAACTGGATCTCAGCTGGAGCGCCTCTCTATAGGCAGTTCTGGCTCTTTGACGTGCAGAACCCTGAGGAGGTCGTGAAAAACGGCAGTATCCCCAAGCTCTACCAGAGAGGACCATATACATACAG GACACGTTACCTTCCCAAAGAAAATGTCACATTCAATGACAACTACACTGTGAGCTTCTCGCTGCCAGCAGGAGCCATCTTTGAGCCGAGCATGTCTGTAGGGCCAGAGGAAGACACAGTGACTACACTGAACCTGGCTGTGGCT GGCGCTTACAGTCTTATAGATCACAAGCTGGCTAACATGCTCATTCAACTGAGCAAATCTACCCTGTTCCAGAACAGGACCGTCAAGGAGATTCTGTGGGGTTACAAAGACCCCATGTTGAAAAGCATCATGGGACTCTTTTATCCA TACAACAACACGTATGATGGTCCATACAACATGTTCACGGGACAAGATGATGTCAGCAAAGTGTCTGTGATTGATAACTGGCAGCATCAGCC GACCGTACCGTACTGGAATGACCCTTACTGCAACATGATCAACGGCACAG ATggctcctccttctctccttatCTGGACAAGAAGAAGCCGCTCTACTTCTTCCCCTCCGATATATGCAG GTCTGTCTTTGCTGAGTACGTTAGCAGTGAGGATCTGAAAGGGATCACAGTGTACCGCTACATGCTGCCGGAGTTCACCTTAGCGTCCCCCGCAGTCAACCCCGACAACAAATGCTTCTGCTCAAATTTTGAGATGACCAACAACTGCACCATGGCAGGAGTTCTGGATATCCAGCCATGTAAAG GTGCTCCTGTGTTCATGTCCCTCCCTCACTTCCTCCATGGAAGCCCAGATCTGCTGGACACTGTGCGTGGACTGAATCCCAACTCTGAAGAACACTCCACCTATCTGGATGTGGAACCA ATTACGGGCTTCACTCTGAGGTTCGCCAAAAGGCTTCAAGTCAATATGGTTTATGGCCCGTCGAAAGACATCAG GATTCTTAACCAAGTAAAGAACAACACTATGTTTCCACTGGTGTGGCTGAATGAG ACTGCGGCACTGGACGACGAGACTGCAGACATGATAAAGGCCGAGCTGTTCTCCCGGATGAGTCTGCTGGAGACGGTGCAGATAGCGCTCATATCGTCCGGAGCGGTGCTGTTCGTGCTCTGCTTgattggagtgtgtgtagtgacgCACAAGACCGGCAAAAAGATCTGA